The nucleotide window aataaattggaaacttaaaaaatatatgggaataataaaaaatacaatacctcaaaattaaaaaaaaaaattaacttccaAAGAGGAAAAACATAATGGTACCATtcgattatttacattttatttaaaaaatattgtataacaacaatatacataaacgcaatatttcaccggcAAAATCGCAATTATCTTGTTTTCTATACATCGAAACGGCTTCTAACGTTACatggtgacgtcacgatgtattgCCATTTTGTGTTAGAAGCGTTTCGTCAGTAAAGTGCGGGTGCCAGAATTTGACTATCATTTGTGACTTTTGATtctcaaaacaaacctgatcgacaGATACCATTCATAAAACattgtcaaataccctatttatTCGCAGAAAAAGGGTAAAGATTACATGTGTtagtgaaaaaataaaatatgtttcacCTTTCACCTTTTCCAACTGTTTTAAACAGTATACAAATATTACAGAGGACATGAATTAGCATTTAAATTCTTAAGATAACATAGATTAATGCGAGTAATggaaacttattttattattgggagcctataatgtcccactactgggcaaaggccccccccccccccactttttccagtcttcccgatcctgtgcagtctctggccattgctttaaaaaggagtctaactcgtctcgccatcgccgacgtggtctgccaaatcctcgttttgagctgggctgccactctgtggcgatcttggcccacagctcactcggcattcggcagacatAACCAGCCTagtcccactttagcttggCCGCTTTCCGAGGTACGTAGACTATTTTTGTTCTGGAGCGGTGCGTGGGTTTCCGGATACGATCCATTAATTTCACACCTAATATCCTGCGCTCCATAGCTCGCTGGCAAACCCCTAGTTTGGACCTCTGACACACCGTCAAAGACCAAGTTGTGCACCGTAGGTGAGAATTGGAAGTATGCACATGTCCATGAGTCTCCGCTTAAGTGACAGGGGGAGATCGCCTTTCATCAGATGTTTCATGGACCAATAGCTCCTCCAGGCGTTTTCAGTCCGTCTTTCGACTTCCGTCTCTTGTCACGCCTGGAAGGAAACTAGTTGGCCCAAGTTAATGTACTCCTTGGGCCCTCCTCCGAAGGCCGCAGAGAGTGATTGCGCAACGCATCATAAGAGGGTACAAGACAATAGGGCACGCAGCCGCTTGCGCCCTCGCCGGCACCATACCGTGGGAGCTTGACGCCCGACTCCTGGCCGAGAGGTACAACCAGCGGACGGAGTTACGCATCGCCGATGAGCGTCTGGCTCCCAGGGAGTTAGAGGCTCGGCTTGATGCGGAAAAGAAGAGAGCGAGGGATCGTTGGAAAAGCCAGCTGGAGGACGAGCCCTATGGTACGTATACCATAGCGGCGCTCCTCGCATCTTTTGACAGCTGGCTAGACCGAAAAAGTGGTACTCTTACGTATAGACAAGTGCAGGTAATGACTGGACACGGCTGCTTCGGTCATTACCTGTACACAATAAGGAGGGAACCTTCGCCAGTTTGTCACCATTGCGGGTACGATGATGACACTGCTTATCACACGATGGTGGAATGCCCAACCTGGGCTCCTGAGAGATGGGAGCTGGAAATGGCCCTGAACGTGGATGATCTCTCGCTGCACAATATAGTAGCAAGAACCCTAGTCAGCGAGAGATCCTGGGCGGCATTCCATAACTTTTCCGAAAAAGTAATGAGAAAGAAGGAAGAAGCGGAGCGGGCGCGCGAGGACAGAGCCGATGCGCATCCGCTACGACAAAGACGGAGGGGAGTCAGGCGGCGGCAATTCGTCAATGCCTTGATTCCCCAGTAGAGCTGCGGGCTGGGGACCCGTAAATAAGGCTCTACACGCTCGAGGAGGGGTTGTAGCGTTACATCCCTCCTCCTCCAATCTGAGGGTGCCCCCGGTGAACAGCCGGGGCGGCCGGGGGAGCATCGTGGTAGAATATTAGTGACCTCACGGTGCTCCCCTATAACGGCAGAGAGGGTaacgccgcaggggttttagtgggtattctcctccccCTCCCTCTGTTTAGCCCCATGATGGGCCCCTCCAGCCCGGGGTGGatgcgtaaacgcatttcccctgcgacaaaaaaaaaaaaaaacaagttaatGTACTCCTGGACATATGCAACCGATTCTCCGTTTATCTCAATCCTACGTGGGGTGCTGCTATTTGTCATTAGCTTGGTCTTCGACATGTTCATCCGAAGTCCAACCTCGAGGCTTGCATTGCCGAGGTCTTGAAGCATTGATCGTAGCTCGGAAGCAGTCGAGGAGAATAGAACGATGTCGTCGGCAAATCGAAGATTAGTCAGTCTTCTATTTCCGACGGCAAGGCCCCTATCACCCCAACTCGGGACGAGCTTCCGGAAGACTTGTTCTAGTGTCCTGGTAAACAGTTTCGGCGACAATGGATCTCCTTGTTTGACTCCTTTTTGAAAGCAAACCTGGGTTAACTCAGGGCACTCATACTAAAGTGACGTAGCTAATTATTTTATCTACAATTAAATATATCGATGTTACTGTCAACATCTAAAtgttctacaaaaaaaaaatatgtatacaaaatCGCTTTGTATACTGCTtcttaaaattctaaaaaggtgTTTTTTCgtagaatttattttatttttaaaccagGTCAGTATTTCCACATTGGCACCAAATGTTTTATTCTCATTTTATATCGTTATCCATCTTCATTTATTGTTAAAAGTACATAAAAAGTTAAATTAACCTTAGGTCATAAAAATACCATATATCGACATCTTTTTTATCGATGTCAAATCCCTAGAATGTGCCCCGAGTTATCACAGGTTTCGTTATACTTCTTTAACTATCAtgtctgacttttgtattgctttaatgcaatgggtcccatatagacatttgatcctaaaaacaaacctgatcgattgataccataaataaaaattagtcatctagcctattcaATTGTTATAAACTTACTCTATGGCGAGAGGTAACAAGCTAGCGGCTTCAGGATCCATGATGAGGTGCACTCCCTCCAGGTACTCCACGCGCTCCTCGCCGCGCCACGAACCCTGAAAAACAAACACCTTCTATTACACACCACTCTAATCTGAAAATCGtaattgggtactttcctctacctaaaataaattatttcacaccgtgcacgatATAAAAACCAgatcattattagaaaaacatagatagcagttatttttaaacataatttctatttaataaatcggatggaagtataaaaagtaggtgagttgactgtgacgtcactacacacgttttcatataaattccatattagcaaatcgttttgacagttctaaaaaagaagctgatttgattagtaggaaagtagccaattCAAGACCAAACAAtcttgccactttttactagcgcgtcttgtatttatgtaaaaataagtaaatgaaagtacttttttaaatcgtatgagtaaaattaccaataaataaattatcttaagcgtgtttatttataaaaaggaatttactattttacaaacaaattattgcagtggcaacattgtcttactttctttggtcttgaattacgattttcagtttaaaAAGATTTAAATAAGAAACGAAAACATAAATCTAgagatagaccaagaaaagtctgcagcgataatgatagcatacgcagtgcaagtgttatttatacgtcataatttcatacacGTTTGAcgtttgttattttaaacgtcaaacgtgtATGActtacttgcactgcgtgggctatcaaaatcgctgcagacattTCTTGATCAACTCTATTTATCTATCTTAGTTTACCTGCATGAGTTCGGGTATCTCCGGCAGCGCTTTCTCTATGCTCGACATCTCGAAACTGTCCGTCGACATATGTCCCGATACTGCAAAAAAGGTTTTAGAATAAATAGAATAAGAAACTATTTATTGCCACACAAAAAAACAGTCaggtttcaaaaaaaccgggcaagtgcgagtcggactcgcgcacgaagggttccgtaccataatgcaaaaaacggcaaaccAAAAaccacccatccaagtactcgtactgaccccgcccgacgttgcttaacttcggtcaaaaatcacgtttgttgtatgggagccccacttaaatctttattttattctgtttttagtatttgttgttatagcggcaacagaaatacatcatctgtgaaaatttcaactgtctagctatcacggttcgtgagatacagcctggtgacagacggacggacggacggacagcggagtctaagTAAGTCCcattttacccttcgggtacggaaccctaaaaataataaggttaaaaaaaattggcatgTGCGGCAAAAGGAACGGGCTCAGCATACGCTGCGTCAGTCATTTCATTACAAATTGCCTGCGCAGTGcgcagcgctgattttcagttCGTCCCCTTCACTGAACCACATTGATATGTATGCGGGTTAAAGGAAATTTTCCAGAGATAGCTTGTATGTACAACCAAAGCATAaaacaaaataagtttttggcaaaaattgcatttttggtacaagcttttatcgctgactgtacttttcttacgacagacaagtcagacaactaatactcatcgagacaattctaacaaccccaaacacaattaggttgcgatgtttcatcacagagttcctatggccacctcctgtctctatcatcagatcagctcgatggtaccataatattgcattgtcatccgatttatacatgcatgcaaaatttcagctcaatcggaaaccgggaagtggataaaatttaacttacaagatttgattacagaacgACAACAACAAaaccttgtaaaaaaaaaaactacaaagatAAACATCTCTAGTTAAAGTAGGTAATAATAGTACGTTTTTCAtgtatctttttagggttccgtacctaaagggtaaaaacggggccctattaccaaagagaatttagtatagagacggattgacaaagtaatttttggagccacagtaaatttattaatttactgccatctttcgacaactGATTAAAActtggcgccatcgctcgaaaagacggcaccatacctttgacctgtcctcgtgccgcccaatgtacatcaggatgtacactcagtttcgatggaatgtcaaccttaattaaaaacaaagtaggtagcatttcatttgtctcgtaaaatttacgaacaaatgaaattcaacataattgaaaaatacaacaagattctaacttccatggctataattttgtatggtgggcaCTACGAGGATATACAGTTGGTTTACATAAGagatgggtctctattgtttcccaaatagttttaagtcataatgtattgttcgcccgcattttcgttagtcataatttatttggttcagaacgtcacttttcaggattgccataaaacaaacctaacgtaacctatctatagaataaccttacgaaaatcctgaaaagttaacgggtactaaacaaaattaataactaaCTTAAATCAAAAATATGTCCTTGGTTAAGGCATTGTACAGTGGCTGTATAGAAAAGGTACCACCCCTGCgtacaaacttctatgcaggggtggtaccttttctctttgggtcccagcgcgcacaagttgtttgcagaaatcgcgaagcgtctggttgacgtaactggggaccgaagagctggcggctacctcgcacaacgtatcagcattgcgatacagcgaggaaatgccgccagcatccttggtacaatgcctcaagggcctataaGGGGATTTAAGCTAGTcagtaatttagtttagtagtaccaaaAAGAATGTAGTACTGTATACATCTTTtatgcttagagcatttaatactggagtcgcctttaagagattacccctctgccgaaaaacttgcacaattgtgcaaacttttgtatgttctgacatggctatttgtacgctacgtacaaatcatgtagaaacagcaatacatttgacgtcccctcccccgcaaaaatcggcagacggtttcgtaaagaaaatgataagtcaagttactaaatgctctaagcttttatgtaaataaatatatatttcaagTTTTCCCGTTTGATAAATTAATTTGACTGGCCCAAGACGTACCTTCGGTGGGTCGGTCGGCCATGGAGCTGAGGCCCCGCTGGAGGGTGTCTTTGATCTGTTGCTCCGCGCGCGGCGACATGGAGCCCGTCTCCTCCTTGCTCTGAAATTGCAAATATTGTCTTTGTTTACCGCGACAGTTACatccatacttaatattataaaggcgaaagtgtgtctgtctgtctgttacctcttcacgcttaaaccgctgaacggatttagtttaaatttggtatagagatagtttaagtcccggggaaggacataggatagtttttatgtcggaaatcatccctgaagagagtgcaaagggttaattgaaagagttaatgcatTGCCTAATAATTTAGGTAAGCAATGCGCGggttgaatgattgctattagcattatccaggcgctatacctgctttagctgctgtcactaattccacgcggacaaagtcgcgggcaaaagctagtactgCTATAAACTTACTGGTGTCCAGGGTAGAGCGGTGACTCTAGCCGACACTCCCGCCAAGTGCGCAGGGCTCCTGATCTGTCGCGCGACTCGCACTCTCCTCGCGGACGTGCGACGGGACACCTGTGTCACTAGCCAGCTGCCGCCGCAACTGGAAAGAAACAAGGGTTGGACATGTTCATTTGAATACGCAATAACCCCAAAATACCCCCCCGGCACTTCATCCACTCACGGTTCCAATATATCTTTCAACTTCCTACGCCACGAAATACAATATCTAAAAACtttactagagtcagaccaagaaaactcttcagagattttgatagcccacgctgtccaagtgttattttaaacgtcaaacttttatgaaattatgatgtataaataacagttgcactgcgtgggttatcaaaatcgctgtagactttttttggtctaactgtaCCATACCTGGTAGCGTTTATAACCAACCTAGAGTCAATCAAATTGTATTGAAGTAAAAGTTCTCTCATGTTCAACAATACCAACAATAGTTTGAAATGCTTACTTTTCACACTTCCATCATAAATAGCTACTGGTacttatagtccgacaagaaattgtagaaaagtattgagggcgccacttcctacgtatctgtcacatttttgacgtaaaatgcttaagcATGGCAACAATTAGTATGGAATTttatagttccattttatttcatttctactattttatggcGCACTATACCACCCTACAACATCACGGTTACCGTATTTTTTTCTCGTGCACAATTTTTAAACCTTAAAGTGGCAATGAggtttgaattgtttttttaatcGCCAATATCGGGTGTGTTAACCTTTTGAGCActacagacggcaattgacgtcaacgcaaaatcgtgacaacgacgccaaagacggcatttgacgtcgatcgttttttgacgaaAATCTACTGAataacaccccacttttaggttggcattatttattcacaaaactaaattttacccccgtggcgtcagtggcacggcaaatggatgcgccgtttggcgttcaaaaggttaaagggTTAATCCTAAATGAACCAAAAAGAGACGGACCTGGGATCTTCTTGCAGCAGTTTGAGCACCTCGAAGCCGGAGCTGCGCTGCGCCGCGCGGAGCTCGCGCCCCGTGCATCCTACCAactgaaaatagttatttgtttcactcgggggcaaagttgttgtttaaccgctcgtgctaatattgatatccgagcaagcgatggattccaaaattgaaccacgagcgtagcgagtggttcgaaaaatggaatcttgagcgttgcgagggtttcaaagcacgaggattaaacaaaatttgcccccgagtgaaacaaaatttttcaccacaccaacgaagcaaatattaaatgtaaaatatcagtcaaaatcaaatccaaatgaatgttattaaatatttatcatccaaaatcatcatttaaaagtcaattctaccagaaaacaactcaaaatttgcatttgattactttgcctcacatatgaataaaatgcaactttgctatcagtttttgaagtgcaaagtaagcctttccgagctggtgtggtgaaaataaacaGAAACATTATTAacgtcaagcggaccccaggctcccatgagccgtggcaaaatgccgggacaggtaacgcgaggaagaaatttaatttagtttaatttaatttagttttcaaTATCTTTAAGTATCTCTGTTTATTTTCCCTACAAGTGTCCACCTTCCCCCATAGCTCCTCTTAGCACACCTGACTTTATTGGATttgtaaaacatttatttacaaacaagattacagtatgtaactgaacgaaaagcaattactcataattcataatttattgcataatttcataattcataatttattgcATAATAATCATGTGGTACAAGACAGATTACATTAGGGTAAGTTCACACATgaaccctgttagggcacagcAAATGTtccttaaaactaaactataactAGGATGTGCAGTGCAGGcacatatgtatttaaaataaacgcattttgatactTATGTTCAAGGCATAAGATTAAaagctaatatttattattttatacttatgttATTACATTAGTAACTTATCTGCGTATGATTTTTGATAGGTAccattgatttattattattaatttgtttttaaatacactcccatagtatcattaataaattagcattaagaatatttaattaaatttatcattcattaataaattagcattaaatatatttaattcatcAATTTATCACCTCAACTCAAAcccattaatgtttaggtcatactgagcaacttttactatgggaccaaccacgacaacgcggaaaaaaaattggatgtttcatacattttgctggtctgatgttgaaatttcttatgggagagtcaatttttttttcgcgatttcggggttggtcctatagtaaaagttgcttaggggctattcataaattacatcatttcaaattagggggaggggggctggacatcggatgatagCATGACGttggaggaaacggggtcattcgaagcatgatttttggatgattttggggggggtcaaaaatcgctcAGTTACATACTGCatagtggtattactaaaataaattaataataattactttatttattttgtacctGCAAAAAGTTGACTTGTCCGTAAGGCGTGTCGGTGGGTCGCAGGCGAGCGTCGTCGGCCACCAGTAGATGGCGCACGCGAGACGCGCTCGCGTCCAGCGGCGCGTGCCACGACACGTGGTCGCCTGATACAAACTTGTTACCTGCAAACATATGAATTTGACGGtgaatataatttcattgtttttactttaaaattccgacgtttcagctgagttgcaccagctgtggtcactgTAAGACCACACTACCACAGGGGTCAGGAGCCATtagagggtagattttgtttactttaaactataggtacctaaaaatacagactaTAACCTGTGCTGAAGATGTATCTAGCCAACGCCTGCAGCAGCGCCGCAGGCCACAATGGCGGAGCACCAGCGGCCGGCAAGGCCAGACGGAAGGTCAGCTCCAGGCCGTACCCGGACGGCTGCGAGCGATCTGTCCCGGGGACCGGGTGGACACGGCCGTCTCCGTGCAGGTCTGACAGGCCAAAGCTGGAAATAAGGTTAATAgggtatttaaaatatattattttacaccatgcatgaaataaagcaccagataattattagaaaaatactgataagagttatttttaaacacaagttctatttaataaatctgatagaaatataaaaagtaggtgagttgaccgtgacgtcacgatgtaatgtttcatataaattccatattagcaaatcgttttgacagttctaaaaaagtaactgatttgactagtaggaaaatacccaaTTGTGTGACTTAAATGATGGTATAATTATAGACTTGAAATTTGGTTTAAGTGGATATATGCAGGATATATGACATACATGGATGATCACTTTTTGTCTTTCATTTTCTAATTAAAGTGTAGTTGGACTtaaaagttggtcaagcagatcttgtcagtagaaaaaggcggcaaatttaaaaaatgtaggcgcgaagggtcgtctcatagaaaattttaatttcgcgcctttttctacagacaagatttgcttgaccatctataaatcatttattaaaactagaggacctgaataaaataatagaagaAAATCTAGATATAGAgagatttaaaaataattagacaataatagcctcctaaggcccaaggtcctacctaaagTATTTATTCAggtcaatgaaatttaaatcatattcgattggaacagagtagcttttgctttgtttcgttcagtttttgaacaacgcaaaatcaactctttCCTACATTGcaggttcaaatttctgtggcaaattttgcatttttcatttgtatggccgAGCCTTAGGAGGATAATTACATATATTGAAATATGATGCGCATATTAGTAATTAGCTGTTTTAACACTGCTATCAAATATTTTACACacacatagtttttttttgtcataagtGTGCATAAATGGTTTCTTTTTACATTAGTGCCACAATTTAAATATGCCTAACTTcctatccatactaatattataaatgcgagagtgtgtctgtctgtctgttacctcttcacgcttaaaccgctgaacgaatttagtttaaatttggcatagagatagcTTGAGTCTCTCAGAAGGACATAcgagtttttatgtcggaaatcatctcTAAAGAGAGTGAAAAGGGGTGGAATTGAGAGTTAATAAATTGCCTGATTGATGTAAGCATTAACTTatcaaattgaatgattgctaatacactttatccaggcgctatactttGCTACTGAACAGTGT belongs to Cydia splendana chromosome 26, ilCydSple1.2, whole genome shotgun sequence and includes:
- the LOC134803307 gene encoding suppressor of fused homolog; protein product: MAASGPGPPGDGVVRSSALSFLARAQGLGTGESSNSQEAEQAASQADRLVPAGLKALCDACSELYPDQPNPLQVTTRLKYWLGGEDPLDYISMYWHPGVPEEQVPPHWHYVSFGLSDLHGDGRVHPVPGTDRSQPSGYGLELTFRLALPAAGAPPLWPAALLQALARYIFSTGNKFVSGDHVSWHAPLDASASRVRHLLVADDARLRPTDTPYGQVNFLQLVGCTGRELRAAQRSSGFEVLKLLQEDPSCGGSWLVTQVSRRTSARRVRVARQIRSPAHLAGVSARVTALPWTPSKEETGSMSPRAEQQIKDTLQRGLSSMADRPTEVSGHMSTDSFEMSSIEKALPEIPELMQGSWRGEERVEYLEGVHLIMDPEAASLLPLAIDGRVLHGRHFTWRSGARAVTVLSPRVAGAAVTPAQPYGCKGDWLQILLSPELAKLVSASVAPLSRLADDSESDEDDTPPAPSLPLTLAWPEHGLKISVLYDQQLL